One Hermetia illucens chromosome 4, iHerIll2.2.curated.20191125, whole genome shotgun sequence DNA segment encodes these proteins:
- the LOC119654472 gene encoding E3 ubiquitin-protein ligase SH3RF1 — protein sequence MDERTLNDLLECSVCLDRLDTSSKVLPCQHTFCRKCLEVIVSSHQELRCPECRIVVETKIDELPSNILLIRILEGMKNATQNQNNATKTACPTINSNVNAIVTGINNFEIKESTKLSTNGVPPGRCQNEQPGAGAWFVPHAFALYDFTSKKTGDLNFKKGDIILLKRKIDVNWYVGEINGREGAIPMNYVQVIVPLPVPQCMALYDFKMGPNEEEGCLTFKKGTIINVLRRVDHNWAEGCIGSCIGIFPIAFVEMNALAKQLMESSCGPALTSARILPQIPLESATSDSSSMATTSPNSTCSSNTSTNSIPSSPTSKPNSPQNNPATKHDMKEKRHSLNALTANTNLSVVQSNRHSAEILTIPEPTEQSSQQTISTEVQCANNCSQSQDVSSTQSTARANVLKSNMHHNQPSLPWAYVALYPYKPRKSDELELKKGCVYFVTERCLDGWYKGKNWAEKCGVFPGNYVTPLRYRDQQQLIHQRKTTQNPLHSPQTTPPPLQQLSAHDHPNNQGTQTGFPPPELPPRSNTNTSASSEWAKAHFQAFLSKRFTTGPSQANNETKSTNTTPKHESSCPNSAVKHSQSSPQTNVSQQNPTKDKEKREQNPSTALNLMKRLTNIKRSKSPPNSNVNQCTYSMDNPVFEDTSTNQPLMQPKHSHSMSHHIHVRSGSCPSQLLQSLPLEVESAPNSSSNSKALFGSQRIKGHKERAPLQSMRQISDTNNSRGHKDKDNHSLNPMNKGNLNVQHKSIIQSHQKCASEVGAHVIHHRKSQSLDANTISSQITNSSLNGGKLHGSHSRESSSRFKCVVSYPPNSNVELELNVGDIVYVHRKLKDGWYKGTHARTNKTGLFPASFVEPDNL from the exons GAATGAAAAATGCCACACAAAATCAGAATAACGCAACAAAAACTGCATGTCCAACTATAAATAGTAATGTTAATGCAATAGTAACTGgtataaataattttgaaataaaggAGAGCACAAAGTTGTCGACAAATGGCGTGCCACCAGGGCGATGCCAAAATGAACAACCCGGTGCAGGTGCCTGGTTTGTTCCACACGCATTTGCACTGTATGACTTTACGTCGAAAAAGACTGG AGATCTTAATTTTAAAAAAGGTGATATTATTTTACTTAAACGAAAAATTGATGTGAATTGGTATGTTGGGGAAATAAATGGTCGGGAAGGTGCTATTCCCATGAACTATGTACAG GTTATCGTCCCATTACCCGTCCCACAATGCATGGCCTTGTACGATTTTAAGATGGGGCCGAATGAAGAAGAAGGTTGCCTTACTTTCAAAAAGGGAACTATAATAAACGTTTTACGTCGAGTTGATCATAATTGGGCAGAAGGGTGCATTGGGTCGTGCATCGGCATTTTCCCAATTGCTTTCGTAGAGATGAATGCATTAGCGAAGCAATTAATGGAATCTTCATGTGGACCTGCTCTTACATCAGCCAGAATTCTCCCGCAAATTCCGCTTGAAAGTGCCACAAGTGATTCAAGTTCAATGGCTACGACTAGCCCAAATTCGACTTGTAGTAGCAACACAAGCACGAACTCGATACCAAGCAGTCCAACATCAAAACCCAATTCACCACAAAATAATCCTGCCACAAAACATGACATGAAAGAAAAACGACATTCACTCAACGCACTGACAGCAAACACAAATTTAAGTGTAGTTCAATCTAATCGCCATTCAGCTGAAATTCTAACGATACCTGAGCCAACCGAACAAAGTTCGCAACAAACGATTTCAACAGAAGTTCAATGTgccaataactgcagtcaatctCAAGATGTATCTTCAACACAATCTACTGCTCGTGCCAATGtacttaagtcaaatatgcaccACAATCAACCGAGCCTGCCATGGGCATATGTTGCATTATACCCTTATAAGCCACGAAAGAGTGATgaattggaattgaaaaaaggat GCGTTTATTTCGTGACTGAACGCTGTTTAGATGGTTGGTACAAAGGGAAAAATTGGGCCGAAAAGTGTGGTGTGTTTCCTGGAAACTATGTTACTCCACTACGATATAGAGATCAG CAACAACTCATCCATCAACGGAAAACAACACAAAATCCATTACATTCCCCTCAAACAACACCTCCTCCGCTACAACAACTAAGTGCGCATGATCATCCAAACAATCAAGGAACTCAGACAGGGTTCCCACCCCCAGAGCTACCGCCACGAAGCAATACAAATACGTCTGCGTCCTCGGAGTGGGCTAAAGCTCATTTCCAAGCATTTCTTAGTAAAAGATTTACAACGGGCCCCTCTCAAGCTAATAATGAAACCAAATCGACGAACACAACGCCAAAACACGAAAGTAGTTGCCCCAATTCGGCTGTTAAACATTCACAATCTTCACCGCAAACGAATGTCTCCCAGCAAAACCCCACGAAAGACAAAGAAAAACGAGAACAAAATCCGTCTACCGCACTAAATTTAATGAAGCGCTTGACAAATATCAAACGATCAAAGTCTCCACCAAATTCGAATGTGAATCAGTGCACTTATTCAATGGATAATCCGGTATTTGAAGATACCTCAActaatcaaccattgatgcagcCAAAACATAGCCATTCGATGTCTCATCATATACACGTTCG GTCGGGTTCATGTCCAAGTCAACTGCTTCAAAGTCTCCCTTTGGAGGTAGAAAGTGCACCAAATTCGTCAAGTAATTCCAAGGCATTGTTTGGGTCGCAGCGAATTAAAGGCCATAAAGAAAGAGCACCCCTACAGAG TATGCGACAAATCAGTGATACAAATAATTCTCGAGGACATAAGGATAAAGATAATCACTCATTGAATCCTATGAACAAGGGCAACCTAAATGTTCAACATAAGTCGATTATCCAAAGCCATCAAAAGTGTGCATCAGAAGTTGGCGCTCATGTAATTCATCATCGCAAGTCACAAAGTCTTGATGCGAATACAATTTCGTCACAAATAACTAATAGCTCTCTAAATGGCGGGAAATTACATGGGTCCCATTCAAGAGAAAG TTCTAGCCGATTTAAATGTGTCGTTTCCTATCCACCCAATAGCAACGTTGAATTGGAATTGAATGTTGGCGATATCGTTTACGTGCACCGAAAATTAAAGGACGGCTGGTATAAGGGAACGCATGCGCGAACAAATAAAACCGGATTGTTCCCAGCATCCTTTGTAGAGCCTGATAATCTATAA